In a single window of the Gossypium hirsutum isolate 1008001.06 chromosome A13, Gossypium_hirsutum_v2.1, whole genome shotgun sequence genome:
- the LOC107893745 gene encoding rhodanese-like domain-containing protein 6, whose product MSKDEFGVLLYYKFASIPDLNSLFSFYHSNCNSLGLLGRVRLSPNGVNVTVGGLLLALEKHIEAVKSNSLFQGTDFKVASSHHPLNDKVAVECGFTSLSIRVVKELVTFSSYPLLNPPEVSNAGRHLSAAEFHSVLQSAGQLMKNGSPTDDNQLVLLDARNLYETRIGKFHAPSVETLDPGIRQYSDLPSWIDDNSEQLRGKHVLMYCTGGIRCEMASAYIRSKGAGFENVFQLYGGIQRYLEQFPDGGFFRGKNFVFDHRISVGSSDTSIMGACLICGSSYDNYSSRCRCTHCRILVLICDSCQIKSDAYVCELCLKHGMDFGSIPSVEDGELATVLDKNDLKTVCSDSKISSHLPSRNGNAAPRKLRILCLHGFRQNASCFKGRSASLAKKLKSIAELVFIDAPHELPFIYQSSTEAKNSCAPPTGQHAPPPENCKRKYAWLVASDFGGKVEADWKIANQPFDPLQYQGQTDGFDVSLAYLKKMFSEQGPFDGILGFSQGAAMAALLCAQGDKLKAEIDLRFVILCSGFALPLADFWQKPINCPSLHIFGSDPRKDRQITSHTSRYLASRFEDGCSVIIEHEFGHIIPTRSPYMDNIKDFLRRFL is encoded by the exons ATGTCAAAGGATGAATTTGGAGTGCTTCTGTATTACAAATTCGCCTCCATCCCTGATCTCAATTCTCTCTTCTCCTTCTACCACTCCAATTGCAACTCTCTGGGTCTTCTCGGCCGAGTCCGTCTCTCTCCTAATGGCGTCAATGTCACC GTTGGTGGTTTGCTGTTGGCATTGGAAAAACACATAGAAGCCGTGAAGTCCAATAGTTTGTTCCAAGGAACTGACTTCAAGGTTGCTTCTTCGCATCATCCTTTGAACGACAAGGTTGCTGTTGAGTGTGGCTTTACATCTCTTTCCATTCGTGTTGTCAAG GAATTGGTTACTTTTAGTTCTTATCCCCTTTTAAATCCACCGGAGGTTTCTAATGCTGGGAGGCATCTCTCTGCAGCCGAGTTCCATTCTGTTCTTCAAAGTGCTG GGCAACTTATGAAGAATGGAAGTCCTACCGATGATAACCAGCTGGTTCTATTGGATGCAAGAAATTTATATGAGACGAGAATAGGCAAATTTCATGCTCCAAGTGTGGAAACACTAGATCCAGGTATCAGGCAGTACAGTGATCTGCCCTCTTGGATAGATGATAATTCGGAACAGTTGCGAGGAAAACATGTCCTCAT GTATTGCACTGGAGGAATCCGTTGTGAGATGGCATCAGCTTATATTAGGTCAAAAGGTGCTGGGTTTGAGAATGTCTTTCAG TTATATGGGGGAATACAACGCTATTTGGAACAATTTCCTGATGGTGGTTTCTTCAGAGGAAAGAACTTTGTTTTCGATCACCG GATTTCAGTTGGGAGTTCAGATACTAGTATTATGGGTGCCTGCCTCATTTGTGGCTCCTCTTACGACAATTATTCTTCACGCTGCCGCTGCACTCACTGCAGAATACTTGTCTTGATCTGTGATAGTTGTCAG ATAAAGAGTGATGCATATGTTTGTGAGTTGTGCCTGAAACATGGTATGGATTTTGGATCCATTCCATCTGTGGAAGATGGTGAGCTTGCAACAGTATTGGACAAAAATGATCTGAAAACTGTTTGTTCAGATTCCAAAATCTCATCTCACCTGCCTTCAAGAAATG GCAATGCAGCTCCAAGGAAATTAAGAATTTTATGCTTGCATGGTTTTCGGCAAAATGCCTCCTGTTTTAAAGGAAGAAGCGCGTCACTAGCCAAGAAACTTAAAAGCATTGCTGAACTTGTTTTTATTGATGCACCCCATGAGTTGCCATTCATTTACCAGTCTAGTACAGAAGCAAAAAATAGTTGTGCTCCACCTACTGGACAACATGCTCCTCCACCTGAGAACTGCAAAAGGAAGTATGCATGGTTGGTTGCATCTGATTTTGGTGGGAAGGTTGAAGCTGATTGGAAAATAGCAAATCAGCCATTCGACCCTCTTCAGTACCAGGGACAAACTGATGGCTTTGATGTATCACTAGCCTATTTGAAAAAAATGTTCTCCGAGCAAGGACCCTTTGATGGGATTTTGGGATTTTCACAAGGAGCAGCAATGGCTGCTTTACTTTGTGCACAAGGAGACAAGCTAAAGGCTGAAATTGATCTCAGATTTGTGATATTGTGCTCTGGATTTGCTCTCCCATTGGCAGATTTCTGGCAAAAGCCCATTAATTGCCCATCACTTCATATATTTGGTAGTGATCCCCGCAAGGACAGACAGATAACAAGCCATACCAGCAGATACCTGGCAtcaagatttgaagatggttgcTCTGTTATTATTGAACATGAATTTGGTCACATCATTCCAACTCGGTCTCCATACATGGACAATATAAAGGACTTTCTTCGACGTTTTCTCTGA